One window from the genome of Malus domestica chromosome 01, GDT2T_hap1 encodes:
- the LOC114823367 gene encoding linamarin synthase 2-like, whose product MMSSVEKATKKLHAVLVPFPAQGHVHPVMQLAKLLHSKGFHITFINTEFNHNRLIRSKGPDSVKGLPDFVFETIPDGLPPSDKDGTQDIPALCDSIKKICLGPFKELVKKINTTSQVPQVTCIIADGVMGFGRQAAQELGIPEVQFWTASACGFMGYLQYGELIKRGIIPFKDGNFMHDGTLDTPIDWIPGMRNVRLKDIPSFIRVTDLNDIMFNFMGSEVWSCLNSSAIIFNTFDEFEHEVLEVISTMFPNIYTIGPLNLLGRHFPENSLVKSLNSSLWKEDTKCLEWLDKKKPNSVVYANYGCITTMTDQHLIEFAWGLANSKHPFLWIVRADVLKGDLPILPDEFFDEIKDRGYIASWCAQEQVLAHPSVGVFLTHSGWNSTIETISHGVPVICWPFFAEQQTNCLYSCTTWEIGMELSPDVKRHEIEALVKEMLEGEGGMKIRGKAKEWKKKAVEATDVGGSSYNNIERLFKEALQLGE is encoded by the exons ATGATGAGTTCGGTAGAAAAAGCAACCAAAAAACTGCATGCAGTTTTAGTCCCATTCCCAGCACAAGGCCATGTTCACCCCGTGATGCAATTAGCCAAGCTTCTTCACTCAAAGGGCTTCCACATAACCTTTATCAACACCGAGTTCAACCACAACCGTTTAATTCGATCTAAAGGTCCCGACTCCGTTAAGGGTCTTCCAGACTTTGTGTTCGAGACCATACCGGACGGGTTGCCCCCTTCGGATAAGGATGGAACCCAAGATATTCCAGCTTTATGTGACTCCATTAAGAAAATTTGTCTTGGCCCATTTAAAGAACTGGTGAAGAAGATCAACACCACATCTCAAGTGCCACAAGTTACGTGTATAATTGCAGATGGTGTCATGGGCTTTGGGAGACAAGCTGCTCAAGAATTAGGCATTCCAGAGGTTCAATTTTGGACTGCCTCTGCTTGTGGCTTCATGGGGTACTTGCAATACGGTGAACTCATCAAACGTGGCATCATTCCGTTCAAAG ATGGGAATTTCATGCATGATGGCACACTCGATACACCAATTGATTGGATCCCAGGCATGAGAAATGTTCGGCTCAAGGACATCCCGAGTTTCATTAGAGTTACTGATCTCAACGACATAATGTTTAATTTCATGGGATCCGAAGTATGGAGCTGTTTGAACTCTTCTGCAATcatcttcaacacatttgacgAATTCGAACACGAAGTGTTAGAGGTAATATCGACAATGTTCCCCAACATTTACACCATTGGCCCCCTTAATTTGCTTGGTAGGCATTTCCCCGAAAACAGTTTGGTCAAGTCACTTAACTCAAGCTTATGGAAAGAAGACACAAAATGTTTGGAATGGCTTGATAAAAAGAAACCCAATTCAGTTGTGTACGCAAATTATGGATGCATAACGACGATGACTGACCAACATTTGATCGAGTTTGCCTGGGGGCTAGCAAATAGCAAGCACCCATTTTTGTGGATAGTTAGGGCTGATGTGTTAAAGGGTGACTTACCAATTTTACCCGATGAATTTTTTGACGAGATTAAGGATAGGGGTTATATTGCAAGTTGGTGTGCACAGGAGCAAGTGTTAGCTCATCCATCTGTTGGGGTTTTCCTAACACACAGTGGTTGGAATTCTACCATTGAAACTATATCTCATGGTGTGCCTGTAATTTGTTGGCCTTTCTTTGCAGAGCAACAAACGAATTGTCTGTACTCATGCACAACGTGGGAAATTGGAATGGAGCTGAGCCCCGATGTGAAGCGCCACGAAATTGAAGCACTTGTTAAGGAAATGCTAGAAGGAGAAGGGGGGATGAAGATTAGGGGAAAAGCAAAGGAATGGAAGAAAAAAGCCGTTGAAGCTACTGATGTTGGAGGATCATCGTACAATAATATTGAGAGATTGTTTAAGGAGGCACTCCAACTTGGTGAATGA